Genomic DNA from Thermobifida alba:
CGGTGGATCAGGTGCCGGTGGCGCTCCGCCCCGCCGACCGGGCAGGCCCAGTCGCCCGCCACCTCCAGCAGCCGGGTGCCCGGCGACTCCAGCCAGCGCAGCAGGCACTCGGTCTCGGCCGCGTCGGCGCCGGGCAGCCCGCCGACGCCCGGGCGGACGGTCTCGGCGGTGGCCACCAGCGCGCGCAGGAGGGCGTGCGGGTCGTCGCCGGGGCGCAGCCGGGCGCTGCCGGACAGCCGGCCGTACCGCACCACGCACACCTCCCAGTCCGCTCCGACGGGCCGGGCCGCCGCCAGGTGCGGCACCGCGCCGAGGGAGCGCAGCCGCTGGGTGCGGGCGGCGGCGGCCAGGAACGCCGACAGCCGGTCCCGGTGCACGGCCGCCTCCTCGTAACGCAGCTGCCGCGCCAGCGTGTCGATGTGGGCGGTGAGGGCCGCCACGACCGCGGAGACGTCGCCGGTCATCGCGTTGCGCGCCGCCAGCGCGGGCACGGCGTACTCGGCCGCGGACTGCGCCCCCTCGCAGGGGGCGCCGCAGCGGCCCATGCCCGCCAGGGCGCAGGCCGCCCCCCGGCGCGGCGGGGTGATCCGGTGGGAGCAGCGGCGCAGCGCGAAGGTCTGGTGCAGCGCGTCGCGGGCCAGCTCGGCCGCCCGGGTCCCGGGGAACGGCCCCAGGTAGCACGCGCCGTCGTCGCGGAGCCGGCGGACCACCGCCAGCCGGGGGAACTCCTCCGCGGTCAACGCGAGCCAGGGCGCACGCTCGGGGTTGCGGGAGTGCCGGTTGTAGGGGGGGTTGCGCTCGGCGATCAGCCGGAGTTCGCGGACCTCGGCCTCCACGGCGGTCTCGCACACGATCGGTCTGACCCGCGCGGCGAGGCCCACCATCTCCCGGATGCGGGGCCGCCGCTCCGCGGCGGTGAAGTAGGAGCGCACCCGGGCGCGCAGGTTGACGCTCTTGCCGACGTAGAGGGTGGCGCCCGAGGCGTCCTCGAAGAGGTAGACCCCCGGGGCCTCGGGCAGCCCGTCGGCCAGGTGCCGTCGGCCGCGCTGCTCGGGGGTGGGCGCGCCGCGCAGCGCCCGCAGCTCCTCCCAGGTGTCCACGCCGCGGGAGCGCAGCCGGGCCAGCAGGCCGCGCAGCACGCCCGCGGCGGCGCGGGCGTCGTCGAGCGCCCGGTGGGTGGGCGCCTGGGCCCCGAAGACGCGGGCGAGCGTGCCGAGCCGGTGGTTGCCGACCTCGCCGCGCGGCACCAGGCGGCGGGCCAGCCACAGGGTGTCCAGCACGGCGGGGGAGGGCCAGCGCATCCCGTGGGAGGCGCACGCGGCCTTCAGGAAGGCCACGTCGAACGGGGCGTTGTGGGCGACCAGGACGGTGTCCGGGCCGAAGCCGGCGAACTCCAGGAACGCGGGGAGCACCGCCGCCACGGGCGGCGCGGACTCCACCATGGCCGTGGTGATGCCGGTCAGCAGGGTGGCCGACGCCGGGACGGGGGTCTGCGGGTTCACCAGCGAGCTGAACTCGTCCAGGACACGCCCGTCACGCAGGCGCACGGCCCCGATCTCGGTGATCGCCGCCTCGCCGGGGCGGGCGCCGGTGGTCTCCAGGTCGACCACCACGAACGTGGTGGCCGCGAGCGGGGTGCCCAGTTCGTCGAGGGAGCCCTGGACCGGATGACTGGGTGCTGCCACCTCGTCAGCGTACGGGGCGGGGGAGGCGGGCGGGCGCGGGGGTTGCGGGTTTGTGACGCACCTCCTGTCCCGGGGCGTCCGTGGAAAGATGGGAAGGATCGCATGGCGTCCGCCGCGTTCACGTGCCCGGCACCCGGGTGCGTGAGCGCGGCGGGAGCGGGCAGGCGGGTTGTCGACGACGGAGGAGGAACGGACCGTGAGGGGTGCGACGGCGTCGCCCGGAGACGACGGGACATCGTCATGACCGACGACGGTTCCGGGAACGCGGAGGAGCGCGCGGCGGAGCCGGCGCAGGCCGAGACGCTGGACCGGCCGCTCCCCGAGGCGGTGCGCACCCGGGTCATCGAGTACGGAGCCGAGATCCTCGGCATGATGTCCGCCGCCGAGGTCCCGCCGAGGCTGCGCAGGATCGCCAAGTTCGAGCCGCGCCGCCGGGTGCGGCTGGCCGGGCCGGACATCGCCGCCCAGCTGGAGACCGACGAGGAGTTCCGCGGCCGGGTCGCCGAGCGGATGCGGCAGGCGTGGCCGTCCCTGGTCGAGGAGCTCGCCGGAGGGGAGGTGCCCCCGGCCGTCGACCCGGTCATCGCCGGGGCGGTCGCCTACGTGCTGCGGCCCCCCGGATGGTCGGCCCTCATCCGGGAGATCCACGACGAACTGGAGCGCGAGGCCAGGGCCAGGGCCGCGGACGACACCGCGGAGACCATCGCCGAACTGCGCGGCAAACTGGACGAGGCCAGGGCCGAGCACCGGCGGGAGACGCTCCGGCTCCGCGCCGAACTGCGCGAGCACAAGGCGGAGATCTCCGAACTGCGCCACAAGCTGCACCACGAGCGCCAGCGGGCGAGGGAGGCGGTGCGCGCCGCCGAGCGCTCGGTGGCCGAGGCCAAGGAGCGCAGCGACGGCGCGGCCGCCCGGCTGCACTCCGCCGAGGCCGAGAACCGGCGGTTGCGCAACCGGCTGGCCGCTGTGGAGGCGCAGGTCGAGAACGCCCGGCGGGCCGCCCGGGCGGCCCGCAGCGCCGAGGAGGTGCGGCTGCGGGTGCTGCTGGACGTGCTCCAGGAGGCCGCGCAGGGGCTGCGCCGGGAGCTGGCGCTGCCCGCCTCGATCACGCTGCCCGCCGACCTGGTGGCCGAGGAGGTGCGCGCGGGGACCCCGGAGGCGCCGGGGCGGGGCCTGCCCGACGACGACCCCGGGCTCATCGACCAGCTGCTGTCGATTCCGTACATCCACCTGCTCGTGGACGGCTACAACGTCACCAAGACCGGGTACGGCAACCGCCCGCTGGCCGACCAGCGGGCCAAGCTGCTGGCCGGACTGGAGGGGCTGGCCTCGCAGACCAAGGCCGAGATCACCTGCGTGTTCGACGGGGCCGAGATCGACGCCCCGGTGGCGCCGGTCCCCTCCCGCCGGGTGCGGGTGCTCTTCAGCAGCCCGGGGGAGACGGCCGACGAGCTGATCATCCGGCTGGTGCGGGCCGAGCCCGAGGGGCGGCCCCTGGCCGTGGTCACCTCGGACAAGGAGATCATCGCGGCGGTGCGGCGGGAGAAGGCGCGCACCGTGGCCTCGCCCCTGCTGCTGCGGCGCCTGGACTGAGCGCCGCCGTGACGCCAAAGGGCGGCTGTGCCCACCGTTACAATTCCTCATCGCGGTTGAGCCCCCGGAAACGGGTCCGCTAAGTTCTATCCGGAGTCGTGTCTGCGCGCCCTGTCGGCGCTGTCGGCTCACCGCGTCGCACCCCCAGACGCACCCCCCTTCACCAACCCCTCACGGTGGACTTTGATCTAAAGGAGCGTGTACCGCCCCATGACTGACAACGGTGGACGGCGCGCGGCCCGTCGAATCGCGACCGGACTCGGGTTCGTGGCGGCGAGCAGCCTGGTGCTGCCCCAAGGGATCGCGCACGCGGAGCCGACCCAGGAAGAGGTCGAGGCCAAGCTCGAAGAGCTCCACGAGGAGGCCAGCGCCCTCGTCGACGAGTACAACGCGGCCGAGGAGGAGTACGAGGCCGCCAAGGAGAAGGTCGAGGAGCTCGAAAAGCAGCTCGGCGACGAGGAGGAGCGCTACGAGGAGCTGCGGGAGAAGGTCTCCAGCTTCGCCAGCGCCGCCTACATGTCCCCCGACCTGGAGGCGGTCACGACGATCCTCTCCGTGGACGACCCCGCCGACGTCCTCGAACAGTCCGCGGACCTCAGCTACCTCTCCGAGAGCCAGCGGGCCGAGCTGGAGGAGTTCTCCAACTCCTCGGAGCGGCTGATCCAGCTCAAGGAGGAGAACGAGGCGCTCCTGGAGGAGGCGGAGGAGAAGAAGAGCGAGGTCGAGGAGAAGCAGCAGGAGGTCGAGGAGAAGATCGCGGAGCAGGAGGAGCTGCTCGCGCAGTTCCCCGACGCCGACCCGCTGACCCAGGCCTCGAACTCCACCGGCGGCACCTACAGCGGCCCCGCCTCGGGCAACGCCCGCACCGCCCTCGACTTCGCCTACGCCCAGCTCGGCAAGCCCTACGTGTGGGGCGGCACCGGTCCCGACGGCTACGACTGCTCCGGTCTGACGATGCGCGCCTGGGGCGCGGCGGGGGTGAGCCTGCCCCGCACCACCTACACGCAGGCCAACGTCGGCACCCGGGTCAGCTACGACAGCATGCAGCCCGGCGACCTCGTCTTCTTCTACCCCGAACTGGGCCACGTGGGCCTGTACGTGGGCGGCGGGCAGATGATCCACGCGCCCAGCTCCGGACGGACCATCGAGGTCGTCTCGCTGTCCGGCTACTGGAGCCAGCACTTCCAGTTCGCGGTGCGTCCGTAGCGCCTGAGGGGAGCCGGTCCGGGCGGACGCTCCTCTTGGGAGGGGGTCGGCCGCGGTGCCGCGGAGGGCGTCCGGAGGCGGGCCGCCGTGCGGATCGTCCACCGGGGGCGGCGTCGAGTGTGCTCCGTCGCCCCCGGCGTGCCTGCCGGGCCCCGGGCCGCCGGAGCGCGATGCGGCCGGGTGATCCGGGCTGGCCGTAATGTGATTTATGGCTTTTACGGATTTCATACGAAAAATAACGAATTGGTTGAGAGTTCCGGTTCGGATGCACTATGTTCGTCACCGAGCGGAGTCGTGACTCTCGCCATCACCCGATGGCAGCGACCGCTCCCGCCGCACTCCGCGACGTCCCTCGCACCTTCTGAACGCGGAGGCCGGGAAACCTCCCCCGCCGGCACGTGACCCCCAGAACCGAACCGTGCCCGGGGGTGTCCTACGCTGCCGGGGCGCCTCTCCCGTCCCGGCCCGCACGCGTCCCACCGGTAGGCGGAAACGGGAGAAAGGTGTGCCACAACCGTGGATGACGACCGCCATGACCGCGGCGTCCGGCGCCGCCTGACGGCCGCGGGCGTCATCGCCGCGAGCTTCCTCGCCCTGACTCCGGGGGTCGCCCACGCCGAGCCGACCGCCGACGAGGTCCGCGAGGAGATCGAACGGCTGGAGCAGGAGTTCTCCGAGCTCAACGAGGCGTACAACAAGGCCAAGGAAGAACACGAGGCCGCCCGGGAGAAGCTGGAGGAGATCAACGAGGACCTGGCGGAGACCGAGGAGGAGGTGGAGGGGCTCCAGGAGTCCATCCGGCTCCTGGCCGGCACCGCCTACAGCGGGGTCGACTACAACTCGCTGGTCTACCTGATCGGTTCCGACAACCCCGACGACCTGCTGGTCCAGTCGGCGGACCTGAACTACCTGTCGGCGAGCCAGCAGGGCAGGCTGGACCGCTACACCGAGCAGCAGGAGAAGCTGGAGCAGCTCCGGGAAGAGGCGGAGGAGACCGAGCAGGAGGCCCAGGCCAAGCTCGACGAGGCCGAGGAGGCCCGCGAGGAGGGCGAGGCGAAGATCGCCGAGCAGGAGGCGCTGCTCGACGACCTGACCGCCGACGAGCAGGCCGCGGCGACGGCCGGGATCAACACGGTCAGCTCCTCGGCGTCCGGCACGACCTACAACGGTCCGGCCACCGGGGACGCCAGGGTCGCCCTGGAGTTCGCCTTCAACCAGATCGGCAAGCCCTACATCTGGGGCGGCACCGGACCCAACGGCTACGACTGCTCGGGGCTGACTCAGGCCGCGTGGGCGGCCGCGGGCGTGAGCCTGCCGCGGGTCTCGCAGGACCAGTTCTACGCCGGACAGCGTGTCTCCTGGGACAACATCCAGGCCGGGGACCTGCTGTTCTTCTACAACAGCACCGCGCCCACCCACGTGGGCATGGCCACCGGCGACGGCCGCATGGTGCACGCCTCCACCTCGTCCAAGCCGATCGGCGTGGTGGAGCTGACCTCCTACTACCGGCAGAACTTCGTCGGCGCGGTCCGTCCCTGACGGACTCCGGCCGCCCCGGCGCAAGAAGAGCGTCCCGCCTCGCGACGAGGCGGGACGCTCTGTCCGTGGGGCCGCCGGCGGATCAGTCCGCGTAGAGCGCGTCGATCTCGGCGCTGAACTGCTTGGCGATGACGTGCCGCTTGAGCTTCAGCGACGCGGTCATCTGGCCGCCGGCCTCGGTGAAGTCCACGGGCAGGATGGCGAACTTGCGCACCGACTCGGCCCGCGAGACGGCCCGGTTGCCGTCGTCCACGGCCTTCTGCACGGTGGCCCGCAGGTCGGGGTCGTCCACCAGCTCGGCGATGGTGCCGGTCTTGTTGTGCTGCTTCTTCCAGAACTCGAACGCCTCGGGGTCGATGGTGATGAGCGCCGAGACGAACTTGCGGTTGTCGCCCACGACCATGCACTGGCTGACGATCGCGTGGCCGCGGATGCGGTCCTCGATGACCGCGGGGGCGACGTTCTTGCCGCCGGCGGTGACGATGATCTCCTTCTTGCGGCCGGTGATGCGCAGGAACCCGTCGTCGTCGAGGGCGCCGAGGTCGCCGGTGCGGTACCAGCCGTCCTCGGTGAACGCCTCCTTGGTGGCCTCGGGGTTGTTCCAGTAGCCGCGCATCACGTTGTCGCCCTTGGTGAGCACCTCGCCGTCCTCGGCGATGCGGATGGAGGTGCCGGGGATGGGCCGGCCCACCGTGCCGATCCGGTTGGCAGCGGGGGAGTTGGCGGTGGTGGGGGCGGAGGTCTCGGTCAGGCCGTAGCCCTCCATGATGGTCAGGCCGATGCCGCGGAAGAAGTGGCCCAGCCGCTCGCCCAGGGCGGAGCCGCCCGAGACGGCGTACTTGGCCCTGCCGCCCACCGCGGCCAGGATCTTGCGGTAGACGAGCTTGGAGAACAGGAAGTGCCTGAGCCGCAGGCCGAAGCCGACCTTCCCGGTGTCCAGCGCCCTGCTGTAGGCGATGGCGGTCTCGGCGGCCTTCTGGAAGATCGCGCCCTTGCCCTCGGAGACGGCCTTCTGCTCGGCCTTGTTGTAGACCTTCTCGAAGACCCGGGGCACCGCGAGCAGGAAGAGGGGCTGGAACGAGGCGAGGGCCTCCAGCAGTTCCGGTCCGGTGGAGGGGAAGTGGCCCATCACGGTCTTCGTCTCCACGCAGCCGATCTGGATGATCCGGGCCAGGGAGTGCGCCAGCGGCAGGAACAGCAGCGTGGAGCGCCCCTCCAGGGTGAAGACCTCGTGCATGGGGCCGCTGTTGACGCTCATGACGTCGAAGGCCAGGTTGCGCTGGGTCAGTTCGCAGCCCTTGGGCATGCCGGTGGTCCCCGAGGTGTAGATCAGGGTGGCCAGGTCGTCCAGGCCGGTGGCGGCGCGGCGCTCCTCGACCGCCGAGTCGGCGACGTCGGAGCCGGCGGCGGTGAGGGCGGCGAGGTCGTCGCTCTCGATCTGCCAGATCTCGCCGAGGTCGGGCAGCTGCTCGGAGACGGCCCGGACCCGCGCGGCGTGGTCGGCGGTCTCCACGAAGACGGCCTTGCTGCCGGAGTCGCCGAGGATCCACTGGACCTGCTCCTCGGAGGAGGAGTCGAAGATGGGGACGCTGACCCCGCCCACCGTCCAGATGGCGTAGTCGATGACGGTCCACTCGTAGCGCGTCCGCGACATCAGGGCCACCCGGTCGCCGTGTTCGACGCCCTTGGCGATGAGCGCCTTGGCGATGCCCATGACGTCGCGGTGGAACTCGGCACAGGTGACGTCACGCCACTGGCCGTTCTCCAGCCGCCGGAACATCACGGCGTCGGGTTCCTCGGCGGCGCGGGTGAAGACGGTGTCGGTGAGTCGCGTGTCCGGGGGCAGTTCCGTCACCGCGGGGGTGGTGTACTCACGCACTGTTCAGCTCCTGGTGTATGCGGGCGTGACAAAAGAGTGTGACGACGGTAACAATTTGCGCTACTCGCTGGTAGGTTCTGTTCCCTTTCGGTACCTGATGGTGATCCCTCCTCCACGTTTCGGACCGTCCCGTCGAGCCGCTCCGCTGTGGTGGGGCGAGTGCGTCCCATCGTCTCCGCAGAGGGAACATACAGGGACATATCGTGAAATTCCTCAGGAGCCACCCAGGTTTCGGGTGATCGGCGCAGACAGCGGAGCGGCGGACGATTACCGTGAGAGGAGGCAACCGACGAGCAGACGGGTGAGTATGGCCAGTTCCAACCGCGACCAGGGAAGTTCCACCGAGATCATCGACGAGGCGCTGCGCCTGGTGGACACGTTGCAGCGCAGGCTGCTCACGGCGGGGGTGCGGCGCCAGGTGAACAACCTCACCTCCCCGCCACCCCGCGCGAACGACGTGTGGGCGGAGGCGATCAGGCAGGAGACGGAACCGGAGGCCCCCGTGGCCGACCAGCTCCTCGACATCGCCCGGGAGACCCTTCCCCAGGTGGGCCGCCACCTCAGCGCCGCGGGCGCACTGGTGTTCGGTGCGATGAGCCGCAGCCTGTCCGCGGTGGAGCGCTCACTGCGGTACCGTCCGGGAGGCGACTCCGCCGAACCCGACCCTGACACGGGACGATAGACCAGGCGACGGCAGGGCCGAACGACCCCGCCGACCGTCGACACTGGTTTAATCCAATGGTTTACTCCAATCGGCGAGGCCCCGGCACTCGGACGTGAGCTCGGGCATGAGGTGAAAGGGAGCCGACCATGCGGTTGACGATCGGCGTGGACATCGGCGGCACCAAGGTGGCCGCCGGCGTTGTCGATGTTGACGGCCGGATCCTGGAGAAGGTCAAGCACCCCACCCCCGTCGACGGCGACGCCCTCGCCGACGTGGTCTGCGACACCGTCGAGGAACTCGCGGCGCACCATCCCAGGGACGTCATCGACGGGGTCGGGGTGGGCATAGCGGGCTTCGTGGACGAGAACCGCTCCACCGTGGTCTTCGCGCCCAACCTGGACCTGCGCGGCGAGCCGCTGCGCGACCGCATCCGGCGCAGGATCGACCTGCCGGTCGTCGTCGAGAACGACGCCAACGCGGCGGCCTGGGGCGAGGCCCGGTTCGGTGCGGGACGCGGCGTCGACCACGTGGTCTGCGTGACCCTGGGCACCGGCATCGGCGGCGGCATCATCCTCAACGGGCAGCTGTTCCGGGGCCGCTACGGGGTCGGCGCGGAGATCGGCCACTACCGCGTCGTCGCCGACGGCCGCCTCTGCGGCTGCGGCAACCGGGGCTGCTGGGAGAAGTACGCCAGCGGGCGCGCCCTGGTGGCCGAGGCGCGCACCGCGGCCCGCGACGCACCCGAACGCGCCGAGCGCCTCCTCAAACTCGCCGACGGCGACCCCGAGCGCATCGAGGGGCACCACATCACCCAGGCGGCCCTGGAGGGCGACGCCGCCGCGCTGGAGTGCTTCGCCGTCATCGGCGACTGGGTGGGGCAGGGCCTGGCCGACCTCGCCGCGATCCTCGACCCGGAGCGGTTCGTCATCGGCGGCGGCGTCTGCGAGGCCGGGGAGATCCTGCTCGGACCGATCCGCGACTCCTTCGCCCGCAACGTCACCGGCGGCGGGGTGCGGACCCTCGCCGACATCCGCATCGCCGAACTCGGCTCGGCCGCGGGCATCGTCGGGGCGGCGGACCTGGCCCGCCGCTGAGCCGAACGACGGGACAGGCGGGGCGGACGGGGTAGTCGCCGGGTGTGACCACCGTGCTGCGCGTGCTGTCGTACAACGTCCGGTCGCTGCGCGACGACCCCGCGGCCGTCGCGCGGGTCATCCGGTCCTGCCGTCCCGACGTGGTCTGCCTCCAGGAAGCCCCGCGGCTGCTGCTGTGGCGGACCGGCCGGCGGCGGCTGGCCCGCCGCTGCGGCCTGCGGATCGCGGGGGGCCGCCGCCCCGGAGGACTGGAGATCCTCACCGCCCCCGGCGTCGTCGTGGAGCGCCGCAGCCACCGCCTGCTGCGCCGCCATCCCCGACTGCACCGGCGCGCGCTGTCGACGGTACTGGTGCGGCTGGGGGAGCGGCGCGTCGCCGTGGCCGTCAGCCACCTGGACCTGTGCGCGCGGGCGCGCCTGGAGCACGCCGAGCAGATCCTGGCGTTCCTCGGCGCGGAGACCGCGCCGGGGGTACTGGCCGTGGACGTCAACGAGGAGCCCGGCGGCGCCGCCTGGCAGCTGCTGGCGGAGCACCTGGTGGACGCGGGGGCGCTCGGCCCGGCCGGCGGTGGGCCGACCTTCCCGGCGCGGCGCCCGCGCAGCCGCATCGACACGGTCTTCGTCGACGGGAGACTGCCCGTCGTGACGGGGGGTGTTCCCGCCCAGCCCTCCCGAGAGGACCTGGCGGCGGCCAGCGACCACCTGCCGGTGCTGGTCGAGATCGCCCTGGAGCGGGACGGGGAGCCGCGGACCCCGCCCGTCGAGCGGGCGGTGACGGAGGCCGGCGGCTAGACGACCGCGCCGTCGTCGGGGCCGGAGGGGCGGTCGCCCATGCGGATCAGCAGCACCACGAAGCCGGTCACGAAGGCGCACAGGGCCACCAGCACCAGCCAGCCGGGCACGGGCAGCCCCAGCAGGGTGGTGGCCAGGAGCAGCGCCGGGCCCCCGAGCAGTCCGCCCCAGGCGAGCCTGCCGACCAGGTCGCCGCGCGGCAGCGGCGGCGGGGGAGGGGGAACGTAGCGCTCGCCGTCCTCCTCGCCGACGTCGTGGGGGTCCTCGGCGGGGGAGCGGACCGGCCGGGAGGTCAGCACCGGTCCGTCGGAGCCGTCCGGCTCGTCCGGTTCGTCGTCCTCCGGCGCCTCGGAGAGGTTCTCGGCGTCGGGCCAGTCCCGTTCGGGGGTGTCGGAGTCGTAGAACCGCGCCACCAGGTCGGCCCAGACCTCGTCCGGGTTCTCCGGCTCGGGCCGTGCGGGCGCGGGGTCCGGCGAGACCAGTCGGTCGGCCAGCTCCGGAAGCTCCGCGCGCAGCACCGCCTCGGCGGCCGCGCGCTCCTTGGCGTCCACGTACAGGTGGTCGGTGGGCGCCTCGTCGTCGGTGTCGTCCCCCGGGGGCGGGGCCGCGGCGCCCACCGTGACCGCGTAGGCGGCGATGCCCGCCCGCCCCAGCGCCTCCAGCATGGTGTCGGCGAGCACGGGGGGAAGCAGGGCCAGGGGAACGTAGGAGTCGGCGAGCAGACCATTGCCGCGGCGATCAGTCATGTCCTGCCCCTTCCCCGCTTCTGTCGCGTTCGCGCACGAAGGCGAGACCGCCCTCGGGGACGGCCCGCGCGCCGCCACCGGGGACGGCGGCGTGCGGACCGCAGCCGAGCCGGCGGACGGCGACTGTGGCGTGAACCGCTCCTCTTGTGAGGATACGCAGACCCGTCGGGCCGGCGGCACGGTCCTCGCGGCCGCGGCGGTGGTCGGGGCCCGTGCCGTGCGCCGGAAGCGGGGGGAGGGCGGCCCGTCCGGCGGCGGGCGACCCTGCTCCCGGCCGCGCCGGCCGCGGACCTGTGGCGGTCCCGTGGCCCGGGACGGCGCCGGCGTACCGGAACGGTTCGGCTTCCGCGAGCAACGGCATTTCGGACCTTTCCAGGCTGTGGTGTGGCCAGCGGGGAACGCTGGGATTACGAAACTAGCCGAGCGCCGCGGCACCCGGTAGCCCTCCGGCGTCGCGTGGCGCGGCATCGGCTTTGGCGGTGCCCCGCACGAGATGGGAAGATGACCACGATTGTCAGTGGCAGCGGGAGAACGAACATGGCCGTGCCGGACGGGCACTCCCGCACAGGCAGAGGTGAACCGTGTTCTACTGGGTGCTCAAGGCGACTCTCGGACCGGTGCTCGCGGTGCTGTGGCAGCCGCGTGCCTACGGGGTGGAGAACGTCCCCCGCCACGGTCCCGCCATCATGGTGGGCAACCACCTGTCCTTCTCGGACCACTTCTTCGGCCCCCTGCCGCTGCCCCGCAAGATCACCTTCCTGGCGAAGGCCGAGTACTTCACCGGCAAGGGGGTCAAGGGCTTCCTCACCCGGCTCTTCTTCACCGGGGTGGGGCAGATTCCCATCGACCGCTCCGGCGGCAAAGCCAGCGAGGCGGCGCTGCGCACCGGACTGCGGGTGCTGGAGCAGGGCAAACTGCTAGGCATCTACCCCGAGGGCACCCGCTCCCCCGACGGCAGGCTCTACCGGGGGCGCACCGGCGTGGCCCGGATGGCCCTGCAGGCCAGGGTCCCGGTGATCCCGATGGCGATGATCAACGCCGACAAGATCATGCCGCCCGGCCAGGTCATCCCCAGGCTCGGCATCCGCCCCATCGTGAAGTTCGGCAAGCCCCTGGACTTCTCCCGCTACTACGGCCTGGAGAAGGACCCCCGGGTGCTGCGCGCGGTCACCGACGAGATCATGTACGCCCTCATGGAGCTGTCCGGCCAGGAGTACGTGGACCGCTACGCCCAGTCGGTCAAGGCCGAACTGGAGGCCGCGGCCAAGCAGGAGAAGAAGGAGGAGCAGCAGTCCCGCAGGGAGCGGCGCCGCGCGGAGCGCGAGGCCAGGCGGCTGCGGCGCGCCCGGGAGAAGGCGGAGCGCAGGCGGGCCGGGAAGAAGAAGGAAAAGGAAGAGGGGAAGCCGGAGCGGCAGTGATCCCGCTCACCGTGGCTCGCGGAGACCGCGCTCACCTGGTCGTTTGGGGGCCCTCCTGCGGGTAGTGGCCCGCGCGGGAGTGAACACGGGGAAAACGGGCCGACGCGCGAGTTGGCCTCGACTCGCACGGACGCTATGGTCTAGACCATACGATGGTTGCTGCGTGAGAACGCGGTCCTGCCGTGTGCGTTCCGCACCCGCGGGGCGAGGCCCCGGCCGGGAGCGGCCGTTTTCGTGACTCCCGTGGCACACGGGATTCCAGACGATCCAAGGAGTACACGCAAATGCGAGTCGGGGTTCTGACCGGGGGCGGCGACTGCCCGGGCCTGAACGCGGTCATCCGTGCGGTGGTCCGTAAGGGCATCAAGGACTACGGATACGAGTTCGTCGGGTTCCGTGACGGCTGGCGGGGGCCCCTGGAGGGCGACACCATGCCGCTGGACATCGAGGCGGTCCGTGGCATCCTGCCGCGCGGCGGCACCATCCTGGGCTCCTCGCGCACCAACCTCATGAAGATCGAGGGCGGTGTCGAGCGGGTCAAGGACAACATGGCCGCGCTCGGCGTCGACGCGCTCATCGCGATCGGCGGGGAGGACACCCTCGGCGTGGCGCGCCAGCTGCACGACCGGGACGTCAACGTCGTGGGCGTGCCCAAGACCATCGACAACGACCTGAACGCCACCGACTACACCTTCGGGTTCGACACCGCGGTCAACATCGCCACCGAGGCCATCGACCGGCTGCACACCACCGCAGAGTCGCACCACCGCGCCCTGATCGTCGAGGTCATGGGCCGCCACGCGGGCTGGATCGCCCTGCACGCGGGCATGGCCGCGGGCGCCAACGTCATCCT
This window encodes:
- a CDS encoding DEDD exonuclease domain-containing protein; the protein is MAAPSHPVQGSLDELGTPLAATTFVVVDLETTGARPGEAAITEIGAVRLRDGRVLDEFSSLVNPQTPVPASATLLTGITTAMVESAPPVAAVLPAFLEFAGFGPDTVLVAHNAPFDVAFLKAACASHGMRWPSPAVLDTLWLARRLVPRGEVGNHRLGTLARVFGAQAPTHRALDDARAAAGVLRGLLARLRSRGVDTWEELRALRGAPTPEQRGRRHLADGLPEAPGVYLFEDASGATLYVGKSVNLRARVRSYFTAAERRPRIREMVGLAARVRPIVCETAVEAEVRELRLIAERNPPYNRHSRNPERAPWLALTAEEFPRLAVVRRLRDDGACYLGPFPGTRAAELARDALHQTFALRRCSHRITPPRRGAACALAGMGRCGAPCEGAQSAAEYAVPALAARNAMTGDVSAVVAALTAHIDTLARQLRYEEAAVHRDRLSAFLAAAARTQRLRSLGAVPHLAAARPVGADWEVCVVRYGRLSGSARLRPGDDPHALLRALVATAETVRPGVGGLPGADAAETECLLRWLESPGTRLLEVAGDWACPVGGAERHRHLIHRHATP
- a CDS encoding NYN domain-containing protein; amino-acid sequence: MTDDGSGNAEERAAEPAQAETLDRPLPEAVRTRVIEYGAEILGMMSAAEVPPRLRRIAKFEPRRRVRLAGPDIAAQLETDEEFRGRVAERMRQAWPSLVEELAGGEVPPAVDPVIAGAVAYVLRPPGWSALIREIHDELEREARARAADDTAETIAELRGKLDEARAEHRRETLRLRAELREHKAEISELRHKLHHERQRAREAVRAAERSVAEAKERSDGAAARLHSAEAENRRLRNRLAAVEAQVENARRAARAARSAEEVRLRVLLDVLQEAAQGLRRELALPASITLPADLVAEEVRAGTPEAPGRGLPDDDPGLIDQLLSIPYIHLLVDGYNVTKTGYGNRPLADQRAKLLAGLEGLASQTKAEITCVFDGAEIDAPVAPVPSRRVRVLFSSPGETADELIIRLVRAEPEGRPLAVVTSDKEIIAAVRREKARTVASPLLLRRLD
- a CDS encoding NlpC/P60 family protein → MTDNGGRRAARRIATGLGFVAASSLVLPQGIAHAEPTQEEVEAKLEELHEEASALVDEYNAAEEEYEAAKEKVEELEKQLGDEEERYEELREKVSSFASAAYMSPDLEAVTTILSVDDPADVLEQSADLSYLSESQRAELEEFSNSSERLIQLKEENEALLEEAEEKKSEVEEKQQEVEEKIAEQEELLAQFPDADPLTQASNSTGGTYSGPASGNARTALDFAYAQLGKPYVWGGTGPDGYDCSGLTMRAWGAAGVSLPRTTYTQANVGTRVSYDSMQPGDLVFFYPELGHVGLYVGGGQMIHAPSSGRTIEVVSLSGYWSQHFQFAVRP
- a CDS encoding C40 family peptidase, which codes for MDDDRHDRGVRRRLTAAGVIAASFLALTPGVAHAEPTADEVREEIERLEQEFSELNEAYNKAKEEHEAAREKLEEINEDLAETEEEVEGLQESIRLLAGTAYSGVDYNSLVYLIGSDNPDDLLVQSADLNYLSASQQGRLDRYTEQQEKLEQLREEAEETEQEAQAKLDEAEEAREEGEAKIAEQEALLDDLTADEQAAATAGINTVSSSASGTTYNGPATGDARVALEFAFNQIGKPYIWGGTGPNGYDCSGLTQAAWAAAGVSLPRVSQDQFYAGQRVSWDNIQAGDLLFFYNSTAPTHVGMATGDGRMVHASTSSKPIGVVELTSYYRQNFVGAVRP
- a CDS encoding AMP-dependent synthetase/ligase translates to MREYTTPAVTELPPDTRLTDTVFTRAAEEPDAVMFRRLENGQWRDVTCAEFHRDVMGIAKALIAKGVEHGDRVALMSRTRYEWTVIDYAIWTVGGVSVPIFDSSSEEQVQWILGDSGSKAVFVETADHAARVRAVSEQLPDLGEIWQIESDDLAALTAAGSDVADSAVEERRAATGLDDLATLIYTSGTTGMPKGCELTQRNLAFDVMSVNSGPMHEVFTLEGRSTLLFLPLAHSLARIIQIGCVETKTVMGHFPSTGPELLEALASFQPLFLLAVPRVFEKVYNKAEQKAVSEGKGAIFQKAAETAIAYSRALDTGKVGFGLRLRHFLFSKLVYRKILAAVGGRAKYAVSGGSALGERLGHFFRGIGLTIMEGYGLTETSAPTTANSPAANRIGTVGRPIPGTSIRIAEDGEVLTKGDNVMRGYWNNPEATKEAFTEDGWYRTGDLGALDDDGFLRITGRKKEIIVTAGGKNVAPAVIEDRIRGHAIVSQCMVVGDNRKFVSALITIDPEAFEFWKKQHNKTGTIAELVDDPDLRATVQKAVDDGNRAVSRAESVRKFAILPVDFTEAGGQMTASLKLKRHVIAKQFSAEIDALYAD